A window from Deltaproteobacteria bacterium encodes these proteins:
- a CDS encoding CoA ester lyase, with protein GPIQYEGELHDRATYRYFWELVQTARLAGEQLPVGAEQAFF; from the coding sequence GGGACCGATTCAATACGAAGGAGAATTGCACGACCGGGCGACCTACCGCTATTTCTGGGAGCTGGTTCAAACCGCACGTTTGGCCGGTGAACAGCTCCCTGTGGGGGCTGAACAGGCTTTTTTCTAA